The following are from one region of the Variovorax sp. V213 genome:
- a CDS encoding 2-hydroxyacid dehydrogenase, with amino-acid sequence MAPDDKAGTPRVALLSAVLDMEYLAVAFREAHPGIDLRLGTNLDALGALDEIDAAVCWFPPHGLLAQMPKLRLVQSLAAGIEHITADAQLPRHLPLCRIVDTGMAAGMKAYVCWAVVQRHRGMQAYVASSQARRWEEQPVVSPRHHRVGIAGLGTLGMACAEALAAIGYQVRGWSRSAKESLPSGVAGFHGAAQLDEFLSGCDTLVCLLPLTAETHGFLDAALFAKLPRGAHLINVGRGDHLVEADLQPALDAGQLSAATLDAFSQEPLPPDHPFWGDPRILVTPHIATRTDSLVIARQTLGNLAAVRQGRRPANQVDLARGY; translated from the coding sequence ATGGCGCCGGACGACAAGGCCGGCACGCCTCGCGTGGCGCTGCTCAGCGCCGTGCTCGACATGGAATACCTCGCCGTCGCTTTCCGCGAGGCCCATCCGGGCATCGACCTGCGCCTGGGCACTAACCTCGATGCGCTCGGCGCGCTGGACGAGATCGATGCGGCCGTCTGCTGGTTTCCGCCGCACGGCCTGCTCGCGCAGATGCCGAAGCTGCGGCTCGTGCAGTCGCTGGCCGCGGGCATCGAGCACATCACGGCCGATGCGCAGCTGCCGCGCCATCTGCCGCTGTGCCGCATCGTCGACACCGGCATGGCGGCCGGCATGAAGGCCTATGTCTGCTGGGCCGTGGTGCAGCGGCACCGCGGCATGCAAGCCTACGTCGCGAGTTCGCAGGCCCGCCGATGGGAAGAGCAGCCAGTCGTGTCGCCGCGCCACCATCGCGTCGGCATCGCCGGCCTCGGCACGCTGGGCATGGCCTGCGCCGAGGCGCTGGCCGCCATCGGCTACCAGGTGCGTGGCTGGAGCCGCAGCGCGAAAGAATCCTTGCCGTCCGGCGTCGCTGGGTTCCACGGTGCGGCGCAGCTCGACGAATTTCTCTCGGGGTGCGACACGCTGGTGTGCCTGCTGCCGCTGACAGCCGAGACGCACGGCTTTCTCGATGCCGCGCTGTTCGCAAAGCTGCCGCGCGGCGCGCACCTGATCAACGTCGGCCGCGGCGATCATCTGGTCGAGGCCGACCTGCAGCCGGCGCTCGACGCGGGCCAGCTTTCGGCGGCCACCCTCGATGCCTTTTCGCAGGAGCCGCTGCCGCCGGACCATCCGTTCTGGGGCGACCCGCGCATCCTCGTCACGCCGCACATCGCCACGCGCACCGACAGCCTCGTGATCGCCCGCCAGACGCTCGGCAACCTCGCGGCGGTGCGGCAGGGCCGGCGCCCCGCCAACCAGGTCGACCTGGCCCGCGGCTACTGA
- a CDS encoding aspartate aminotransferase family protein yields MNASTHAENAATDIAAHLHSFTNLATHPQVGPLVIQRGDGIFVEDDQGLRYLEAMSGLWCASLGFSNARLAKAGSDALHGLPYYHTFNGRSNPAAIALAEKLLAMAPVPMSKVFFANSGSEANDSAVKLVWYYHNAIGKPEKKKIIARRNAYHGVTVAASSLSGLVPNHRDFDLPIDRILHVDCPHHFRYAEAGESEEDFATRLAAALEQRILDEGPETVGAFIAEPVMGAGGVLVPPATYFEKIQKVLAKYEVLLIADEVICGFGRTGQMFGSTTFGLAPDILTAAKALSSGYVPISAVMVNEKVHAAVAANSGKIGTFGHGFTYSGHPVACAIALETLKVYEDENIVAHVQSLAPQFQQGLQNHAARKYVGEVRGVGLIGAIELYADPGKRTPFDPAQKAGARLAELALAQGLIVRAMGDSVAFCPPLIITAEQTDDMFARFGRAMAVFEETFA; encoded by the coding sequence ATGAACGCAAGCACGCACGCGGAAAACGCCGCCACCGACATCGCCGCGCATCTCCACTCCTTCACCAACCTTGCCACGCATCCGCAGGTCGGTCCGCTGGTGATCCAGCGCGGCGACGGCATCTTCGTGGAGGACGACCAGGGCCTCCGCTATCTCGAAGCCATGTCGGGCCTGTGGTGCGCCTCGCTGGGCTTCAGCAACGCACGCCTGGCCAAGGCCGGCAGCGATGCGCTGCACGGGCTGCCCTACTACCACACGTTCAACGGCCGCTCCAATCCGGCCGCCATCGCGCTGGCCGAAAAGCTGCTGGCGATGGCGCCGGTGCCGATGTCCAAAGTGTTCTTCGCCAACTCGGGCTCGGAGGCCAACGACTCCGCGGTCAAGCTGGTCTGGTACTACCACAACGCCATCGGCAAGCCCGAGAAGAAAAAGATCATTGCGCGCCGCAACGCGTACCACGGCGTCACCGTTGCGGCATCGAGCCTGAGCGGCCTGGTGCCGAACCACCGCGACTTCGACCTGCCGATCGACCGCATCCTGCATGTCGATTGCCCGCACCATTTCCGCTACGCCGAGGCCGGCGAAAGCGAGGAAGACTTCGCGACGCGCCTGGCCGCTGCGCTCGAGCAGCGCATCCTCGACGAAGGCCCCGAAACGGTCGGCGCCTTCATCGCCGAGCCCGTGATGGGCGCGGGCGGCGTGCTGGTGCCGCCGGCCACCTACTTCGAGAAGATCCAGAAGGTGCTCGCCAAGTACGAGGTGCTGCTGATCGCCGACGAGGTGATCTGCGGTTTCGGCCGCACCGGCCAGATGTTCGGCTCCACCACCTTCGGCCTCGCGCCCGACATCCTGACCGCGGCCAAGGCGCTGTCGTCGGGCTACGTGCCGATCTCGGCCGTGATGGTGAACGAGAAGGTGCATGCGGCCGTGGCCGCCAACAGCGGCAAGATCGGCACCTTCGGCCACGGCTTCACCTACTCCGGCCATCCGGTCGCCTGCGCCATCGCGCTCGAGACGCTCAAGGTCTACGAGGACGAGAACATCGTCGCGCACGTGCAGTCGCTGGCACCGCAATTCCAGCAGGGGCTGCAGAACCACGCCGCGCGCAAGTACGTCGGCGAGGTGCGCGGCGTCGGGCTCATCGGCGCCATCGAGCTGTATGCCGACCCCGGGAAGCGCACGCCCTTCGATCCCGCGCAGAAGGCCGGCGCCAGGCTGGCCGAGCTCGCGCTGGCGCAAGGGCTCATCGTGCGCGCCATGGGCGATTCCGTCGCCTTCTGCCCGCCGCTCATCATCACGGCCGAGCAGACCGACGACATGTTCGCGCGCTTCGGCCGCGCCATGGCGGTGTTCGAAGAAACCTTCGCATGA
- a CDS encoding histone deacetylase family protein, with the protein MKAFFTDDQLLHDPQQFMRLGRICKPTDLPSRAHALRDALALRGIALAEPPDYGRAPLEAVHSTDYLDYLETAYALWRQLEVPGVEPGIEVLPNLSPYYNGTPGVARAPCPSPSLVARTGYYISDLSCPLGPHTWRSILRSAHTAVAAADAVLESGDAAYALCRPSGHHAHRDRAGGFCYINNSAIAAQRLWERHGRVAVFDVDAHHGDGTQNIFYARGDVLTVSTHADPSGYYPFYTGYAHERGVGAGEGFNLNLPLAHGADNAVFLQAVDEGAAALREFAPKALVLALGFDSYKDDPISVLKLDLDAYRHIGERVGALKLPTVVVQEGGYMVEAIGPALDNFLRGFQAAR; encoded by the coding sequence ATGAAGGCCTTCTTCACCGACGACCAGCTGCTGCACGACCCGCAGCAGTTCATGCGGCTGGGCCGCATCTGCAAGCCGACCGACCTGCCGAGCCGCGCGCATGCGCTGCGTGACGCGCTGGCCCTGCGCGGCATTGCGCTGGCCGAGCCGCCGGACTACGGCCGCGCGCCGCTCGAGGCCGTGCACAGCACCGACTACCTCGACTACCTGGAAACGGCCTACGCGCTGTGGCGCCAGCTCGAGGTGCCCGGCGTGGAACCCGGCATCGAGGTGCTGCCGAACCTTTCGCCCTACTACAACGGGACGCCGGGCGTGGCGCGCGCACCGTGCCCCTCGCCATCGCTGGTGGCGCGCACGGGCTACTACATCAGCGACCTCTCGTGCCCGCTGGGCCCGCACACCTGGCGCTCGATACTGCGCTCGGCGCACACCGCGGTGGCGGCCGCCGATGCGGTGCTGGAAAGCGGCGACGCGGCCTATGCGCTGTGCCGCCCCTCGGGCCATCACGCGCACCGCGACCGCGCGGGCGGCTTCTGCTACATCAACAACAGCGCCATCGCGGCCCAGCGGCTGTGGGAGCGGCACGGCCGCGTGGCGGTGTTCGACGTCGATGCGCACCACGGCGACGGGACGCAGAACATTTTTTATGCGCGCGGCGACGTGCTGACCGTGTCGACGCACGCCGATCCCTCGGGCTACTACCCGTTCTACACCGGCTATGCGCACGAGCGCGGCGTGGGCGCGGGCGAAGGCTTCAACCTGAACCTGCCGCTGGCGCACGGCGCCGACAACGCGGTGTTCCTGCAGGCGGTGGACGAAGGCGCGGCCGCGCTGCGCGAATTCGCGCCCAAGGCGCTGGTGCTCGCGCTCGGCTTCGACAGTTACAAGGACGACCCCATCAGCGTGCTGAAGCTCGACCTCGACGCCTACCGCCACATCGGCGAGCGCGTCGGCGCGCTGAAACTGCCGACCGTGGTCGTGCAGGAAGGCGGCTACATGGTGGAGGCCATCGGCCCCGCGCTCGACAATTTCCTGCGGGGCTTCCAGGCCGCGCGATGA
- a CDS encoding DMT family transporter, which produces MSTAATALALRPAGSKSAGVALFFCALVAFASYDAFCKYMLQFYPAPFVNVMRYVAVSGIAFAMLLRHGDLRIWRTPQKPLLLLRGLMLATVATCFMTALIWMPLAEATAIYFTAPLLMVALSPWLLGEQLRRSRWVAVTVGFGGMLLIVRPGADLPLLGTVLMAVAAVCYAVFQLLTRRLAGLVAGPVQYAWTALVCFVATLIPAPFFLPAQQPPWGDVALLLAGGACSAAAQWLLLAAFERVEASTLAPLNYFQLLLAVAFSTFWFRRPPDAIAMAGIALIMAAGIYLARAGRGLKTVPAAPDAIR; this is translated from the coding sequence ATGAGCACCGCAGCCACGGCTCTCGCACTGCGCCCGGCGGGCTCGAAAAGCGCCGGCGTGGCGCTGTTCTTCTGCGCGCTGGTGGCCTTTGCCTCCTACGACGCGTTCTGCAAATACATGCTGCAGTTCTACCCGGCGCCCTTCGTCAACGTGATGCGCTACGTCGCGGTGAGCGGCATTGCCTTTGCGATGCTGCTGCGCCATGGCGACCTGCGCATATGGCGCACGCCGCAAAAGCCTTTGCTGCTGCTGCGGGGCTTGATGCTCGCGACGGTGGCGACCTGCTTCATGACGGCGCTCATCTGGATGCCGCTGGCCGAGGCCACGGCCATCTACTTCACCGCACCGCTCCTGATGGTGGCGCTGTCGCCGTGGCTGCTCGGCGAGCAGCTGCGGCGCAGCCGCTGGGTGGCGGTGACGGTCGGCTTTGGCGGCATGCTGCTGATCGTGCGGCCGGGCGCCGACCTGCCTCTGCTCGGCACGGTGCTGATGGCCGTGGCGGCCGTTTGCTACGCGGTCTTCCAGCTGCTCACGCGGCGGCTCGCGGGCCTGGTCGCGGGCCCGGTGCAATACGCCTGGACCGCGCTGGTCTGCTTCGTCGCCACGCTGATTCCTGCCCCCTTCTTCCTGCCCGCCCAGCAGCCTCCGTGGGGCGACGTGGCGCTGCTGCTCGCGGGCGGCGCCTGCAGCGCCGCGGCGCAATGGCTGCTGCTGGCCGCCTTCGAGCGCGTCGAGGCCTCCACGCTGGCGCCGCTCAACTACTTCCAGCTGCTGCTGGCCGTGGCCTTCAGCACCTTCTGGTTCCGCAGGCCGCCCGACGCGATCGCGATGGCTGGCATCGCACTGATCATGGCGGCCGGCATCTATCTTGCCCGCGCGGGGCGAGGGCTGAAGACCGTACCGGCTGCGCCAGACGCCATCCGGTGA
- a CDS encoding GntR family transcriptional regulator: MATSAISPPPSSDTALFESVESTDLVGLVEAQLTRAIVEGRLPPGSRIVEADIARRMGVSRAPVREAARRLERQGVLVAKPRHGFAVRTISVQEIDDLFEVRLSLELTSIELACRKADDAGIARVQALVEAMVREASTQPQHHRIATDLALHTLICELSGNAHLHRIFMNTQTEMQMIIALIDAVYHDPTAMAETHRPIVDALLRRDPEAAKAAMRVHLEDAWQHVRALFVKQHGAAPLPTHA, from the coding sequence ATGGCTACTTCCGCAATTTCTCCTCCTCCTTCTTCCGATACGGCCCTCTTCGAGTCGGTCGAATCGACCGACCTCGTCGGGTTGGTCGAGGCCCAGCTGACGCGCGCCATCGTCGAAGGGCGCCTGCCACCGGGCAGCCGCATCGTCGAGGCCGACATCGCGCGCCGCATGGGCGTGAGCCGCGCGCCGGTGCGCGAGGCGGCGCGGCGGCTCGAACGCCAGGGTGTGCTGGTGGCCAAGCCGCGCCACGGCTTCGCGGTGAGGACCATCAGCGTGCAGGAGATCGACGATCTGTTCGAGGTGCGCCTGAGCCTCGAACTGACCTCGATCGAGCTGGCCTGCCGCAAGGCCGACGACGCGGGCATCGCGCGCGTGCAGGCGCTGGTCGAAGCCATGGTGCGCGAGGCGAGCACGCAGCCGCAGCACCACCGCATTGCCACCGACCTGGCGCTGCACACGCTGATCTGCGAGCTGTCGGGCAATGCCCATCTGCACCGCATCTTCATGAACACGCAGACCGAGATGCAGATGATCATCGCGCTGATCGACGCGGTCTACCACGACCCCACCGCGATGGCCGAGACCCATCGCCCCATCGTCGACGCCCTGCTGCGCCGCGATCCCGAGGCCGCCAAGGCCGCGATGCGCGTGCACCTGGAAGACGCCTGGCAGCACGTGCGCGCGCTGTTCGTGAAGCAGCACGGCGCAGCGCCCCTTCCCACCCACGCCTGA
- a CDS encoding histone deacetylase family protein has product MKVVYSDTHKDHDPQLFMVRGKLKRSNEQPERAFRLLKAVEQEGHEIVATRDFGAGPRAAIHTPEYLRFLATAYARWQLLDDPSEEVMPNIHPFPGQPCTYPDSVVGQAGFHMGDNACSIGARTWEAAIASANMATHAAQLVLDGERVAYALCRPPGHHAYADRANGFCYLNNVAIAAQHLRGVHDRVAILDIDVHHGNGTQGIFYRRADVLTISLHGDPRNFTPFFTGHAHERGEGEGLGYNINKPLPLGTDIDGYLPALRDACDSIRAYAPGALVVALGLDAHERDPYKGMKIQTAGFAVLLAEIARLGLPTVLVQEGGYLSDDLGPNIASALRGFESVA; this is encoded by the coding sequence ATGAAAGTCGTCTACAGCGACACGCACAAGGACCACGACCCGCAGCTCTTCATGGTGCGCGGCAAGCTCAAGCGCAGCAACGAGCAGCCCGAGCGCGCCTTCCGCCTGCTGAAGGCGGTGGAGCAGGAGGGTCACGAGATCGTCGCCACGCGCGACTTCGGCGCCGGCCCGCGTGCCGCCATTCACACGCCCGAGTACCTGCGATTTCTAGCAACCGCTTATGCGCGCTGGCAGCTGCTGGACGATCCCTCGGAAGAGGTGATGCCCAACATCCATCCCTTTCCGGGCCAGCCCTGCACCTATCCCGACAGCGTGGTCGGCCAGGCCGGTTTCCACATGGGCGACAACGCGTGCTCGATCGGCGCGCGCACCTGGGAGGCCGCCATTGCCTCGGCGAACATGGCGACGCATGCGGCGCAGCTCGTTCTCGATGGCGAGCGCGTGGCCTATGCGCTGTGCCGTCCGCCCGGCCACCACGCCTACGCCGACCGCGCCAACGGCTTCTGCTACCTCAACAACGTGGCCATTGCCGCACAGCACCTGCGAGGCGTGCACGACCGCGTGGCCATCCTCGACATCGACGTGCACCACGGCAACGGCACGCAGGGCATCTTCTACCGCCGCGCCGACGTGCTGACCATCTCGCTGCATGGAGATCCGCGCAACTTCACGCCCTTCTTCACCGGCCACGCGCACGAGCGCGGCGAAGGCGAAGGCCTGGGCTACAACATCAACAAGCCGCTCCCGCTGGGCACCGACATTGACGGCTACCTGCCCGCGCTGCGCGATGCCTGCGACAGCATCCGCGCCTATGCGCCCGGCGCACTCGTGGTGGCGCTGGGCCTCGACGCGCACGAGCGCGATCCCTACAAGGGCATGAAGATCCAGACCGCCGGCTTCGCGGTGCTGCTGGCCGAGATCGCGCGCCTGGGCCTGCCCACGGTGCTGGTGCAGGAGGGTGGCTACCTTTCCGATGACCTGGGCCCGAACATCGCGAGTGCGCTGCGCGGTTTCGAGAGCGTGGCATGA
- a CDS encoding phosphotransferase: protein MTTAEFTDAQVLSEGSPALDDAWVRQLAQERYGIDGEMKPLTGERDRNYRLERATDGARFMLKISHPAETALVADFQTQALLHLAATDPGLPVQRIVPTCEGAASFVCDPGDGLPRVVRLFTYLPGLPLPEAPRTPLQQQNLARMLARLDVALAGFDHPAGALPLPWDLQRADSVRGLLAHIAEPERRALASAALDRFERDAKPVLRTLPAQPIHNDFNIYNVLVDPADTDRIAAILDFGDMVRAPCINDLAVAAAYQAGTGDDPLAAIVSLVAAYHAVRPLSPTEVGVLFNLVTARLVMVVAISGWRAARYPENAPYLLRNNPLSWARLQACERVGAAAATAAFRRAVNL, encoded by the coding sequence ATGACGACGGCGGAATTCACCGACGCGCAGGTACTCAGCGAAGGCTCGCCCGCGCTCGACGACGCCTGGGTGCGCCAGCTGGCACAGGAGCGCTACGGCATCGACGGCGAGATGAAGCCGCTGACCGGCGAGCGCGACCGCAACTACCGGCTGGAGCGCGCCACCGACGGCGCCCGCTTCATGCTGAAGATCTCGCATCCGGCGGAGACCGCGCTCGTCGCCGACTTCCAGACCCAGGCCCTGCTGCATCTCGCAGCCACCGATCCCGGCCTGCCGGTGCAGCGCATCGTGCCGACATGCGAGGGCGCGGCCTCTTTCGTGTGCGACCCGGGCGACGGCCTGCCGCGCGTGGTGCGGCTCTTCACCTACCTGCCCGGCCTGCCGCTGCCCGAAGCGCCGCGCACGCCGCTGCAGCAGCAGAACCTCGCGCGCATGCTGGCCCGGCTCGACGTCGCGCTCGCGGGCTTCGACCATCCGGCCGGCGCACTGCCGCTGCCCTGGGACCTCCAGCGCGCCGACAGCGTGCGCGGCCTGCTCGCGCATATCGCCGAGCCCGAGCGCCGCGCGCTGGCCTCGGCCGCGCTCGACCGCTTCGAACGCGACGCCAAGCCCGTGCTGCGCACCTTGCCCGCGCAGCCGATCCACAACGACTTCAACATCTACAACGTGCTGGTCGACCCGGCCGACACCGACCGCATTGCCGCGATCCTCGACTTCGGCGACATGGTGCGCGCGCCGTGCATCAACGACCTGGCCGTGGCCGCTGCGTACCAGGCCGGCACCGGTGACGATCCGCTCGCGGCCATCGTGTCGCTGGTCGCTGCGTACCACGCGGTGCGGCCGCTGTCGCCGACCGAGGTCGGCGTGCTGTTCAACCTGGTCACGGCGCGGCTCGTGATGGTGGTGGCCATCAGCGGCTGGCGCGCCGCGCGCTATCCCGAGAACGCGCCCTACCTGCTGCGCAACAACCCGTTGTCGTGGGCGCGGCTGCAGGCCTGCGAGCGCGTCGGCGCCGCCGCCGCGACAGCCGCCTTCCGCCGCGCGGTGAACCTCTGA
- a CDS encoding aspartate aminotransferase family protein — MTSLALAPDTRSLVERRARVLGPAYRLFYETPLHPVRGEGVWLYDADGKRHLDAYNNVASVGHCHPHVVEAIARQAGVLNTHTRYLHEGVLDYAERLLATMPAELGHAMFTCTGSEANDLAMRIARAHTKAEGLIVTRFAYHGVTASIAEASPSLGKFVQLGDAVRTVPAPDSYRIAAGDMGRAFAEGVREAIADLKAQGLRPAALMVDTVFSSDGIFTDPPGFMAEAVDAVREAGGLFIADEVQPGLGRTGDAFWGFQRHGVVPDIVTMGKPLGAGHPLAGLAVRPGVLAAFGRECRYFNTFGGNPVSMAAGMAVLDVIEGEGLMANAQRVGRYLRAQIAKLAERHALFGDVRGAGLFVGVELVSDRQARTPATAETARVVNGLRERQVLLSATGEHANTLKIRPPLVFSEANADLLVETLDQVLAGL, encoded by the coding sequence ATGACCTCCCTCGCTCTTGCTCCCGACACCCGGTCGCTCGTCGAGCGCCGCGCACGCGTGCTCGGCCCGGCCTACCGCCTGTTCTACGAAACACCGCTGCACCCGGTGCGCGGCGAAGGCGTGTGGCTGTACGACGCCGACGGCAAGCGCCATCTCGACGCCTACAACAACGTCGCCTCGGTCGGCCATTGCCATCCGCACGTGGTCGAGGCCATCGCGCGCCAGGCGGGCGTGCTCAACACCCACACGCGCTACCTGCATGAAGGCGTGCTCGACTATGCCGAGCGGCTGCTCGCCACCATGCCGGCCGAACTCGGCCATGCGATGTTCACCTGCACCGGCAGCGAGGCCAACGACCTGGCGATGCGCATTGCCAGAGCGCATACGAAAGCCGAGGGGCTGATCGTCACGCGCTTCGCGTACCACGGCGTGACGGCGTCGATTGCCGAGGCCTCGCCCTCGCTCGGCAAGTTCGTGCAGCTCGGCGACGCGGTGCGCACCGTGCCCGCACCCGACAGCTACCGCATCGCCGCCGGCGACATGGGCCGCGCGTTTGCAGAGGGCGTGCGCGAGGCCATCGCCGATCTGAAGGCGCAGGGCTTGCGCCCGGCCGCGCTGATGGTCGACACCGTGTTCTCGAGCGACGGCATCTTCACCGACCCGCCGGGCTTCATGGCCGAGGCGGTGGACGCGGTGCGCGAAGCCGGCGGCCTCTTCATCGCCGATGAAGTGCAGCCCGGCCTCGGGCGCACCGGCGATGCCTTCTGGGGTTTCCAGCGGCACGGCGTGGTGCCCGACATCGTCACCATGGGCAAGCCGCTCGGCGCCGGCCATCCGCTGGCCGGCCTCGCGGTGCGCCCCGGGGTGCTGGCCGCCTTCGGCCGCGAGTGCCGCTACTTCAACACCTTCGGCGGCAATCCGGTCTCGATGGCCGCGGGCATGGCGGTGCTCGACGTGATCGAGGGCGAAGGCTTGATGGCCAATGCGCAGCGCGTCGGCCGTTATCTGCGTGCGCAGATCGCGAAGCTCGCCGAGCGCCATGCGCTGTTCGGCGATGTGCGCGGCGCCGGCCTGTTCGTGGGCGTGGAGCTGGTGTCGGACCGCCAGGCGCGCACGCCCGCCACAGCGGAAACCGCGCGGGTCGTCAACGGCCTGCGCGAGCGGCAGGTTTTGCTGAGCGCCACCGGCGAGCACGCCAACACGCTGAAGATCCGCCCGCCGCTGGTGTTTTCCGAAGCCAACGCCGATCTGCTCGTCGAGACGCTCGACCAGGTGCTGGCAGGGCTCTGA
- a CDS encoding M20 aminoacylase family protein has product MNIVDSFANNVSRFVDIRRDIHAHPELGFEEHRTSEKVAGLLAEWGIEVHRGIAGTGLVGVLRKGTGTRTIGLRADMDALPLNEANEFAHKSTHAGRMHACGHDGHTTMLLAAAWHLSQQGPHDFDGTVHFIFQPAEEMGKAGAKKMIQDGLFDRFPCDAVFALHNFPVGDVGRFALNEGALMASSNTYKITMHGRGTHASMPHTGIDPVAAVVTLAQQLQTIVPRTIPSTERALLAVTQLQGSDAPNVIPDVATVGGTIRTFSIEAIDKIEARLREVAAGVAAAHGCTAEVFFNRSSPPVVNHVAEARFAASVMREVVGEDMVTDNFPAVMGAEDFAHMLLARPGCYAFLGNGDGDHRLDGHGPGPCIIHNTSFDFNDEIIPIGASYFVKLVQRWLPSGA; this is encoded by the coding sequence ATGAACATCGTCGACTCCTTCGCCAACAACGTTTCCCGCTTCGTCGATATCCGGCGCGACATCCACGCCCACCCCGAACTCGGTTTCGAAGAGCATCGCACCTCCGAAAAGGTGGCGGGCCTGCTCGCCGAATGGGGCATCGAGGTGCACCGCGGCATTGCCGGCACCGGCCTGGTCGGCGTGCTGCGCAAGGGCACCGGCACACGCACCATCGGCCTGCGCGCCGACATGGACGCGCTGCCGCTGAACGAAGCCAACGAGTTCGCCCACAAGTCCACCCACGCCGGCCGCATGCATGCCTGCGGCCACGACGGCCACACCACCATGCTGCTGGCCGCCGCGTGGCACCTGTCGCAGCAGGGGCCGCATGACTTCGACGGCACCGTGCATTTCATCTTCCAGCCCGCCGAGGAGATGGGCAAGGCCGGCGCCAAGAAGATGATTCAGGACGGCCTGTTCGACCGCTTTCCTTGCGACGCGGTCTTTGCGCTGCACAACTTCCCGGTCGGCGACGTGGGCCGCTTCGCGCTCAACGAAGGCGCTTTGATGGCGTCGAGCAACACCTACAAGATCACCATGCACGGGCGCGGCACGCATGCCTCGATGCCGCACACCGGCATCGACCCCGTGGCCGCGGTGGTCACGCTCGCGCAGCAGCTGCAGACCATCGTGCCGCGCACCATTCCGAGCACCGAGCGCGCCCTGCTCGCGGTCACGCAGCTGCAGGGCTCCGACGCGCCCAACGTGATTCCCGACGTGGCGACCGTCGGCGGCACCATCCGCACCTTTTCCATCGAGGCCATCGACAAGATCGAGGCGCGTCTGCGGGAGGTGGCCGCCGGCGTGGCCGCGGCGCACGGCTGCACGGCCGAGGTGTTTTTCAACCGCTCGTCGCCGCCGGTGGTCAACCACGTGGCCGAAGCGCGCTTTGCCGCCAGTGTGATGCGCGAGGTGGTGGGCGAAGACATGGTGACCGACAACTTCCCTGCCGTGATGGGCGCCGAAGACTTCGCCCACATGCTGCTCGCGCGGCCCGGCTGCTATGCCTTTCTGGGCAATGGCGATGGCGACCACCGGCTCGACGGCCATGGGCCCGGCCCTTGCATCATCCACAACACCTCGTTCGACTTCAACGACGAGATCATTCCGATCGGCGCCAGCTACTTCGTGAAGCTGGTGCAGCGCTGGCTGCCGTCGGGTGCCTGA
- a CDS encoding tripartite tricarboxylate transporter substrate-binding protein, which translates to MKAATPMTPPLFSRRSLAALAAATALGAFAPVHAQQRVIHIVVPFGTGAVQDTVARAFNAELGAALNASAIVENRAGAGGTVGAAAVAKAPADGNTLVLAAASHNIAGFLYSKLSYDPLKDFVGVASIGNAGYVLAVASGLNVSNTADFIKEVKANPGKYNYASAGNGSATHLAMASFLAKAGLQMTHIPTKSTGEAVNEVLAGRVQAVISSSIGVMGFQADPRMKLLASTGQARSPFLPNLPTVAESGLPGYAFDSWIGLLAPAGTPKAEVERLNAATNKVLADPAIQERFKRLGVEPRTQSVEEFQKLLRADWDAMGAVVKASGAKID; encoded by the coding sequence ATGAAAGCGGCCACCCCGATGACTCCCCCCCTGTTCTCCCGGCGTTCGCTGGCTGCCCTTGCCGCCGCCACGGCACTCGGCGCCTTCGCGCCCGTGCACGCGCAGCAGCGCGTGATCCACATCGTCGTGCCCTTCGGCACGGGCGCGGTGCAAGACACGGTGGCGCGCGCCTTCAACGCCGAACTGGGCGCGGCCCTGAACGCCAGCGCGATCGTCGAGAACCGCGCGGGTGCGGGCGGCACGGTGGGTGCGGCCGCGGTGGCCAAGGCGCCTGCGGACGGCAACACGCTGGTGCTCGCGGCCGCGAGCCACAACATCGCGGGCTTCCTGTACAGCAAGCTCTCCTATGACCCGCTGAAGGATTTCGTGGGCGTGGCCAGCATCGGCAATGCGGGCTACGTGCTGGCGGTGGCGAGCGGGCTCAACGTGTCGAACACGGCGGACTTCATCAAGGAGGTCAAGGCCAACCCGGGCAAGTACAACTACGCCTCGGCCGGCAACGGCAGCGCCACGCACCTTGCGATGGCGTCGTTCCTTGCCAAGGCTGGACTGCAGATGACGCACATCCCGACCAAGTCCACCGGCGAGGCCGTCAACGAGGTGCTCGCGGGCCGCGTGCAGGCCGTCATCTCCTCGAGCATCGGCGTGATGGGTTTCCAGGCCGATCCGCGCATGAAGCTGCTCGCTTCCACCGGCCAGGCGCGCAGCCCCTTCCTGCCCAACCTGCCGACCGTGGCCGAGAGCGGCCTGCCGGGCTATGCCTTCGATTCTTGGATCGGCCTGCTCGCACCCGCCGGTACGCCCAAGGCCGAGGTCGAGCGCCTCAACGCGGCCACCAACAAGGTGCTGGCCGATCCGGCGATCCAGGAGCGCTTCAAGCGCCTGGGCGTGGAGCCGCGCACGCAGAGCGTCGAAGAGTTCCAGAAGCTGCTGCGCGCGGACTGGGATGCGATGGGGGCGGTGGTGAAGGCTTCTGGGGCGAAGATCGACTGA